One part of the Desulfonema ishimotonii genome encodes these proteins:
- a CDS encoding RHS repeat-associated core domain-containing protein codes for MPIAMTKGGQRYYLAYDQVGTLRAVTDASGNAVKRIGYDTFGNVISDSNTAFAVPFGFAGGLYDADTGLIRFGYRDYDPDTGRWTAKDPILFAGGDTDLYGYCLGDPVNWVDPNGLEFWSAFGQGVVDGVIGAATVAAVAAAAITVAPAAAATITGGLFIAGAVGGLCSVASMVASPCPDNIGYNLGAFTGGAIVGGLTGGFFNTKLSPPGQASPPGLKGWNMGRERSLNWNYEHSLTPMQNWNKAMGTGPTKLSAAGGVAAAGSGLATDSPASFW; via the coding sequence ATGCCCATCGCCATGACAAAGGGCGGGCAGCGGTATTATCTTGCCTATGATCAGGTCGGCACGCTGCGGGCGGTCACGGATGCGTCCGGCAATGCGGTGAAGCGGATCGGATATGATACGTTCGGCAATGTCATCAGCGACAGCAACACCGCCTTTGCCGTGCCCTTCGGCTTCGCAGGCGGGCTGTATGACGCAGACACCGGGCTGATACGTTTCGGGTATCGGGATTATGACCCGGATACCGGGCGGTGGACAGCCAAAGACCCGATTTTATTTGCAGGCGGGGATACGGATCTGTATGGGTATTGTCTGGGGGATCCGGTGAATTGGGTTGATCCTAATGGATTGGAATTTTGGTCTGCTTTCGGACAGGGTGTTGTAGATGGTGTGATAGGAGCTGCCACGGTTGCCGCTGTTGCCGCAGCCGCAATAACAGTAGCCCCTGCGGCAGCGGCTACTATTACCGGAGGTTTATTTATAGCAGGTGCGGTTGGTGGCTTATGTAGCGTCGCCAGTATGGTAGCCAGCCCTTGTCCGGATAATATAGGTTACAACTTAGGAGCTTTTACTGGCGGGGCAATAGTCGGGGGATTAACTGGCGGATTCTTCAACACAAAACTTAGTCCTCCGGGTCAGGCATCCCCTCCGGGCTTGAAAGGATGGAACATGGGCCGAGAAAGATCACTGAACTGGAACTACGAACATAGCCTAACCCCTATGCAAAATTGGAATAAAGCGATGGGGACTGGTCCTACGAAATTAAGTGCGGCAGGAGGTGTTGCCGCCGCTGGTTCAGGTCTTGCCACTGATAGCCCGGCATCCTTTTGGTAA
- a CDS encoding RHS repeat-associated core domain-containing protein — protein MYDGSDNLLMRFKYAAGRMPVAMTKGGQRYYLAYDQVGTLRAVTDASGNVISDSNTAFAVPFGFAGGLYDADTGLIRFGYRDYDPDTGRWTAKDPILFAGGDTDLYGYCLGDPVNWVDSDGLNAATMGRIGAGIFIAPVPGARIIGGAFIIGAVGLTAWDIIQNWNENSKGSDDGDKPCGSGKSDPHGDGGRALEKAKKQIGELEKQLDGANKKEKKRIKKKIQRIVDDARKKRKGETHWKR, from the coding sequence GTGTACGACGGCAGCGACAACCTGCTCATGCGCTTCAAATACGCGGCGGGCAGAATGCCGGTCGCCATGACAAAGGGCGGACAGCGGTATTATCTTGCGTATGATCAGGTGGGCACGCTGCGGGCGGTCACGGATGCGTCCGGCAATGTCATCAGCGACAGCAACACCGCGTTTGCCGTGCCCTTCGGCTTCGCAGGCGGACTGTATGACGCAGACACCGGCCTGATACGCTTCGGGTATCGGGATTATGACCCGGACACCGGACGGTGGACGGCCAAGGACCCGATTTTATTTGCAGGCGGGGATACGGATCTGTATGGGTATTGTCTGGGTGATCCGGTGAATTGGGTTGATTCGGACGGACTCAATGCGGCAACAATGGGACGTATCGGAGCTGGGATTTTTATCGCCCCGGTTCCCGGAGCCCGGATTATAGGCGGTGCTTTCATAATCGGTGCGGTGGGCCTGACCGCATGGGATATTATACAGAACTGGAATGAAAATTCCAAAGGCAGTGATGACGGAGACAAACCTTGCGGTTCTGGCAAATCCGATCCTCATGGTGATGGCGGACGTGCCCTTGAAAAAGCCAAAAAACAAATTGGGGAACTTGAAAAACAATTGGACGGGGCAAACAAAAAAGAAAAGAAACGGATTAAGAAGAAAATCCAAAGAATCGTGGATGATGCCAGAAAAAAACGCAAAGGAGAAACACATTGGAAACGGTAA
- a CDS encoding RHS repeat-associated core domain-containing protein, translating into MTAQITEKYLWSGLTTLLAVYDGSDNLLMRFEYAAGRTPVAMTKGGQRYYLAYDQVGTLRAVTDASGNTVKRVGYDTFGNVLTDSDPLFEVPFGFAGGLYDEDTGLIRFGYRDYDPNAGRWTAKDPIGFAGGDTDLYGYCLGDPVNWVDPKGLTISIPLPIPNILPFPPSPALAGAIAFGAGWAIGTWINDNYISPWLWEKESAPCLKSKRRKNRIPDRGTPGTVKKNGPDTTRKKYGDDGWVEKEWNEGHGPDAPAGEQNDHIHDHIPNPFHPEGRPNRQPGREPRPGELTDFGF; encoded by the coding sequence TTGACGGCACAAATCACGGAGAAATACCTCTGGTCCGGGCTGACCACCCTGCTGGCGGTGTACGATGGCAGCGACAATCTGCTCATGCGCTTCGAATACGCGGCGGGCAGAACGCCCGTCGCCATGACAAAGGGCGGACAGCGGTATTATCTTGCGTATGATCAGGTCGGCACGCTGCGGGCGGTCACGGATGCGTCCGGCAATACGGTGAAACGGGTCGGATATGATACGTTCGGCAATGTTCTGACCGACAGCGATCCGCTCTTTGAAGTGCCCTTCGGCTTCGCAGGCGGGCTGTATGACGAAGACACAGGGCTGATACGCTTCGGGTATCGGGATTATGACCCGAATGCGGGGCGGTGGACGGCCAAAGATCCCATCGGGTTTGCCGGTGGCGATACGGATTTGTATGGGTATTGTCTGGGTGATCCGGTGAATTGGGTTGATCCGAAAGGGTTGACAATATCAATTCCTCTTCCGATTCCGAATATTCTGCCTTTCCCACCTTCCCCCGCATTAGCGGGAGCTATCGCATTCGGAGCCGGATGGGCAATCGGAACATGGATAAATGACAATTATATTTCTCCCTGGCTTTGGGAAAAAGAAAGCGCTCCCTGTTTAAAGTCAAAAAGGAGAAAGAACAGGATTCCGGACAGAGGAACTCCCGGTACAGTTAAAAAAAACGGGCCAGATACAACAAGAAAAAAATATGGGGACGATGGCTGGGTAGAAAAAGAATGGAACGAAGGCCACGGCCCGGATGCGCCAGCCGGCGAACAAAACGATCATATTCATGATCACATTCCCAACCCATTTCATCCCGAAGGCAGACCGAACAGGCAGCCCGGGAGAGAGCCCAGACCGGGGGAATTGACGGATTTCGGTTTTTAA
- a CDS encoding ankyrin repeat domain-containing protein: MAKIHIAAQCGNLDEIKKELQDGTDVNMPDNDGYTALHWAAQEGYPEIAKFLIFMKADIRRRDREGFQALEIASTKGHKELVEIIIENGADVNQSRDGFTALHAASASCHSDIAKVLIRCGADIDIKDDNGQDRTPLHWAAQEGCIDVAKLLIENGSDINCKEGEDGFTPLAIAVSEGHTELVRLLIENGADVNAKCPSDSYTTPLHSASAWNQAEIAEILIKNGADIWIKDADGQTPLDIAIDLGNKQVERIIRRGG; this comes from the coding sequence ATGGCAAAAATTCATATTGCCGCTCAGTGCGGTAATCTTGATGAGATTAAAAAAGAACTTCAGGATGGCACCGACGTCAATATGCCTGATAATGATGGATATACCGCTCTGCATTGGGCTGCTCAGGAAGGTTATCCGGAGATAGCCAAGTTCCTTATTTTTATGAAAGCAGATATAAGAAGGCGAGATAGGGAAGGATTCCAGGCATTGGAAATTGCCAGCACGAAAGGTCATAAAGAACTTGTTGAAATCATTATAGAAAACGGTGCAGATGTTAATCAGAGCAGGGATGGATTTACCGCCCTTCATGCAGCTTCAGCTTCTTGTCATAGCGATATAGCCAAGGTTCTTATCAGGTGTGGCGCTGATATTGATATAAAAGATGATAACGGACAAGATCGGACACCATTGCATTGGGCTGCCCAGGAAGGATGCATTGACGTTGCTAAACTCCTTATTGAAAATGGATCTGATATCAATTGCAAAGAAGGGGAAGACGGGTTTACACCGCTTGCCATTGCTGTATCAGAAGGTCATACGGAATTGGTCCGACTACTCATCGAAAATGGCGCCGATGTCAATGCGAAGTGTCCGTCAGATAGTTATACCACACCTTTGCACTCAGCCAGTGCGTGGAACCAAGCAGAGATTGCAGAAATATTAATAAAAAACGGTGCTGATATCTGGATAAAAGATGCTGATGGCCAGACACCGCTTGATATTGCTATTGATCTGGGGAATAAGCAGGTTGAGAGAATTATCAGAAGAGGGGGATAA
- a CDS encoding RHS repeat domain-containing protein — MIYDQVGTLRAVTDASGNAVKRVGYDTFGNILADSAPLFEVPFGFAGGLHDRDTGLVRFGYRDYDPDTGRWTAKDPILFAGGDTDLYGYCVGDPVNWVDPDGLTAMEWAVPIAIGISQLDTSLPGPADLIAGAIIGAAWLYDNWPDISSWNENSKNDDPCQKERSPYPPAKRKRFKSKKEAYEKAKKAGKGREPKHDPHGEHGPHYHPDVPMPSPEEVTPKRPNPHDHYYYPKGK; from the coding sequence GTGATCTACGATCAGGTGGGCACGCTGCGGGCGGTCACGGATGCGTCCGGCAATGCGGTGAAGCGGGTCGGATATGATACGTTCGGCAACATTCTGGCCGACAGCGCTCCGCTCTTCGAAGTACCCTTCGGCTTCGCCGGAGGCTTGCATGACCGGGACACCGGACTGGTAAGATTCGGGTATCGGGATTATGACCCGGATACCGGGCGGTGGACGGCCAAGGATCCGATTCTGTTCGCAGGCGGGGATACGGATCTGTATGGGTATTGTGTCGGTGACCCGGTGAACTGGGTTGATCCTGACGGGCTTACTGCGATGGAATGGGCCGTACCGATAGCTATCGGAATCTCACAGCTTGACACATCACTTCCCGGTCCCGCCGATTTAATTGCCGGAGCCATCATAGGCGCTGCCTGGCTTTACGATAACTGGCCTGATATTTCATCATGGAATGAGAACAGTAAAAATGATGACCCTTGCCAAAAGGAGCGAAGTCCGTATCCGCCGGCAAAAAGGAAAAGATTCAAATCGAAAAAAGAGGCATATGAAAAGGCGAAGAAAGCAGGAAAAGGTAGAGAACCTAAGCATGACCCGCATGGAGAACATGGGCCGCATTATCATCCTGACGTTCCAATGCCCAGTCCGGAGGAGGTAACACCCAAAAGACCCAATCCTCATGACCACTACTATTATCCGAAGGGCAAATGA
- a CDS encoding DUF4279 domain-containing protein produces MENYRINLAGFGIDDEFLMHLNINDLEITKKGDIWNKHTGKKYEENIIRISGSTTYEKGFGIAVDSIIKRVESDTLLNNLFHRCEYVELQIWICQDDDHRVPSITLSPEQMEFLIKLKANVDIDVM; encoded by the coding sequence ATGGAGAACTACCGGATTAATCTGGCAGGGTTCGGCATTGATGACGAATTCCTCATGCATCTCAATATAAACGATTTGGAGATAACAAAAAAGGGAGATATCTGGAACAAACATACAGGCAAAAAGTATGAAGAAAATATAATAAGGATTTCAGGCAGCACGACTTATGAAAAAGGTTTCGGAATCGCTGTTGATTCTATTATAAAGAGAGTAGAATCGGATACTTTGCTTAACAATCTTTTTCACCGGTGTGAATATGTCGAGTTGCAGATCTGGATTTGTCAGGATGATGACCATCGGGTTCCAAGCATAACACTGTCACCCGAACAGATGGAATTTTTAATAAAATTGAAAGCAAACGTTGATATTGATGTTATGTGA